GAAGTTTATCTAATTAATGGaagtttgttttatttataacatttttcATTATCATTTGTATTGTTGTTTTGTGTGATTGCAAGAAGTAGTGTAATCAAAAGTGGACTCTATTTGCATAAGACATAATAACATAACAAGGGTACAAAAAAAAGGTACACAACAGAAGAAGTTGGAAAAAAACCAGAAATATGGAGCTCATAATCAAACTGTTTGTACATACCAAGCCACATAAGGGCTTACAAAACCTAAAAAGTTAGTGCACATGCACATTGTTTTCACAAAAAGCAAACCAAAATGACACTATAATTACAGTAGGATTCCAAAAACAAAAAGCTTTCCTAGTTTCTTCATGGCTTCCAGTCTGGTCTTGCACCTGGGGGCTTGAAAGGGATATTGACCCTCTTCCTtggcttttctttttctcttccaGCAGGGCCTCTTGCACTAGGACCACCTCTGCCACTAGGTCCCCCTCTGCCACTAGGTCCCCCTCTGCCACTAGGTCTACCTCCCCCAGGCATCTCTTGCAGTCCACTGAGTTGTGATCCAGATTGGGAGACTTGTGATCCCATTGCTGTAGATTGCTGCATGTTACCCAATGGTGTGGTAACTGAATTGGAATCAGTTTGGGAAAGGGATTGGCCAGAAACAGCCCCAGTGAATGGTGGTGGACCCACACTGTAAAAGGTGGGTGGTGTTGGGATTCCAAAACTGTTGTAGGCTGGATTGGGTGCTGAGGCAACAGTTGACCTTGTGTTGTGCAACTGTCCAATCCTCCTCTGAACTTCAGATTCCAATTGTGTTGTTGAGATGCTTTCACTGCCATTCCATTGGGGTCCAGGTGCTCTGAATCTTCCATAAAAGGGCCTTCCTTCATACTGGACAGTGGTTGGTTTGTGATGTATCTTTCTCTGCAGTTCTTTTGGGATTGGATTTGTTGATGGATTTGCCATCTTTTCTCCTAGCATACCAGGCTGTAAAACAACATAATAACATAGTTGTATTAGATGGAACCAAATCAAATGTGTTAGACTGTATTAAATGGAACCATCTCACTTACATTAAATGTCACTTCCCCTGTGTTTGGATCACGAACCAATCCAGCTCCCACtgtgtttgtttgatttttcttGCTTTGGTAATTTGGAAGCTTTCCTTTCCCTTTATCCCTACTATTAGCTGGAATGTGTTGCCTTGGTGCATCAGTTTGTGGAGTACCAATATGTACTCCACCTGGTGTCCTCCTCACCTGAAacagaaaaattcaaattttaaattgagaTCAAAAACCCCCCTGTACTTTACTACTTAAGATCAAAAACCCCCCTGTACTTTACTACTTAAGATCAAAAACCCCCCTAAAGTCAAAACAGACCTTATTAGCTGCTGATGTGGGtgtgtcttcttcttcttcttcagaaTCCTCCAAGGCCACTGCTTTGCCCTTGCCCTTGTCAGAATCAGGAACTGGGATgccctttttctttttatcacaGCCTCTTGCATTGTGGCCTCTGCCATGACAGTAACTGCATGTCACCACAGTCCCTTGCCTAGAAAGTTTTCCAGCTGGCTTTGGCTCTTCCTTATCCTTTCTTCTTGCTCTTTTTGGCCTTCCAGCAGACTTGAAGGCCTGAGGTGGTAAGAGAGGCTCCTTGTTGGTCTTGGGCCACATTGCCTTACCCTTAATAGGCATCATCACAAATCCATAACTAGCCCTATATTTCTCCTTAGAATACCATCCATCAATGTAGTCTATCAAATCTTTGTCTCCATGATGCAAGGCACAAATGGCATGGGGGCAGGGAATCCCTGTCAATTCCCATGATCTACAAGTGCAGGTCCTCTTATCAATCTTCACTGTATGCCCATTTTCAGCTTCAGTGATTTCATAATCAAACTCCCCATTGTAACCTACATGGCAGTTGCATGCTCTGTTCATGTTTCTCTCCAGCATTTGTATAGACTTAGGACTAACTTTAGTAAACCATTTCTCACTCTCAAGCCTCTTCTTGTAAATCCTAGCCATAGCATCTTTCCTAATCCATTCTAGGAGGGACAAGACATGCATTTTCCTAGCATGGAGTAAATCACCATTAAATGATTCGCACATGTTGTTGTCCACCGCATCACACTTAGAATGGAAAGCAAAGTAAGCCTTGCACCAT
This region of Mercurialis annua linkage group LG1-X, ddMerAnnu1.2, whole genome shotgun sequence genomic DNA includes:
- the LOC126664331 gene encoding uncharacterized protein LOC126664331, coding for MRWQKRWNGSDFRKQFWVCARSSFEEYFHDQLEKLDALGQGSVEHLLTYPPHTWCKAYFAFHSKCDAVDNNMCESFNGDLLHARKMHVLSLLEWIRKDAMARIYKKRLESEKWFTKVSPKSIQMLERNMNRACNCHVGYNGEFDYEITEAENGHTVKIDKRTCTCRSWELTGIPCPHAICALHHGDKDLIDYIDGWYSKEKYRASYGFVMMPIKGKAMWPKTNKEPLLPPQAFKSAGRPKRARRKDKEEPKPAGKLSRQGTVVTCSYCHGRGHNARGCDKKKKGIPVPDSDKGKGKAVALEDSEEEEEDTPTSAANKVRRTPGGVHIGTPQTDAPRQHIPANSRDKGKGKLPNYQSKKNQTNTVGAGLVRDPNTGEVTFNPGMLGEKMANPSTNPIPKELQRKIHHKPTTVQYEGRPFYGRFRAPGPQWNGSESISTTQLESEVQRRIGQLHNTRSTVASAPNPAYNSFGIPTPPTFYSVGPPPFTGAVSGQSLSQTDSNSVTTPLGNMQQSTAMGSQVSQSGSQLSGLQEMPGGGRPSGRGGPSGRGGPSGRGGPSARGPAGREKEKPRKRVNIPFKPPGARPDWKP